In a genomic window of Erigeron canadensis isolate Cc75 chromosome 5, C_canadensis_v1, whole genome shotgun sequence:
- the LOC122601349 gene encoding uncharacterized protein LOC122601349, whose translation MRPDFFPIEDDDEELFGIMAECVDFLEQGESSRPYIPRMVVERDRYGADERLMAAYFNENPKDEYLRRPTSDDIQRLYARHEELHGFPGMLGSIDCMHWPWRNCPKAWQGQFTRGDHGHPTIMLEAVASYDRWIWHAFFGTAGSNNDINVLNQSPLFREIIEDRAPDSSFNVNGTHYKKGYYLADGIYPEWSNFVNRIHALKMRSGRNLKSFKKVPGRMSSVEDAGYAISSLKDGDDIDPIVLPERTFEERIALHQRTSKELRDRNVHHALRHDLTEHIWRLPA comes from the exons ATGAGACCCGATTTCTTTCCTATTGAAGACGATGATGAAGAGCTTTTTGGCATCATGGCCGAATGTGTTGATTTccttgaacaaggtgaatcatCAAGACCATACATACCTCGTATGGTCGTCGAAAGAGATCGTTATGGTGCTGACGAGCGCCTAATGGCAGCTTACTTTAACGAAAACCCAAA GGATGAATATTTGCGTAGACCAACATCGGATGACATACAACGTTTGTACGCTCGACATGAAGAGCTTCATGGCTTCCCAGGCATGCTTGGAAGCATTGATTGCATGCACTGGCCTTGGAGGAACTGTCCCAAGGCATGGCAAGGTCAGTTTACGCGTGGTGATCACGGTCATCCAACCATCATGCTTGAAGCAGTAGCTTCATACGATAGGTGGATCTGGCATGCTTTTTTCGGCACAGCTGGTTCGAACAATGATATAAATGTTCTGAACCAGTCGCCTTTATTTAGGGAAATCATTGAAGATCGTGCACCTGATAGCTCGTTCAATGTTAATGGCACccactacaaaaagggttactATCTCGCAGACGGCATTTATCCCGAATGGTCGAATTTTGTAAATCGTATTCATGCCCTCAAGATGAGAAGCggaagaaatttaaaaagtttcaagaaaGTGCCCGGAAGGATGTCGAGC GTTGAAGACGCGGGGTACGCCATAAGCTCACTCAAGGATGGAGACGACATTGATCCAATCGTCTTACCAGAGCGTACGTTCGAGGAAAGGATTGCACTTCACCAACGTACCAGCAAGGAGCTTCGAGATCGCAATGTGCATCATGCTCTTCGTCATGATCTTACGGAGCATATATGGCGCCTCCCGgcttaa